In Halorhabdus rudnickae, the following proteins share a genomic window:
- a CDS encoding ZIP family metal transporter has translation MIAETFVDLIGENVVVQALVGGVVIASFNLLGASLVLVWRDPSERALDGALGFAAGVMMAAAFTSLIVPGIDATAILVPGVPADGLLRPLPVLIGIALGVLVLDRGDALVPHAHILLTGRKRADAASQSEQLPIDDPRIASVLLFILAITLHNVPEGLAVGVGFGSGEVGSALALMLAIGIQNVPEGLAVSIAAINAGLDRRLYAAIAGVRAGVVEIPLAVIGAMSVTVVEPLLPYAMGFAAGAMLFVISDEIVPETHTHGHERIATLGTMAGILVMLYLDVALG, from the coding sequence ATGATCGCGGAGACGTTCGTCGACCTCATCGGTGAGAACGTCGTCGTCCAGGCGCTGGTTGGCGGGGTCGTTATTGCGTCGTTCAACCTCCTTGGCGCGTCGCTCGTGTTAGTATGGCGCGACCCGAGCGAGCGCGCCCTGGACGGTGCCCTGGGCTTTGCAGCCGGGGTGATGATGGCCGCAGCGTTCACCAGTCTGATTGTCCCCGGGATCGATGCGACCGCGATTCTGGTGCCGGGCGTTCCCGCAGACGGACTCCTTCGGCCCCTGCCCGTTTTGATCGGTATCGCGCTGGGCGTGCTAGTCCTGGACCGCGGTGACGCCCTCGTCCCGCACGCCCACATCCTGTTGACCGGCCGCAAGCGCGCCGATGCCGCCAGCCAGTCCGAACAGCTTCCCATCGACGACCCGCGGATCGCCTCCGTACTGTTGTTCATTCTGGCGATCACTCTTCATAACGTGCCGGAGGGGCTGGCTGTCGGTGTCGGGTTCGGATCGGGCGAGGTCGGCAGTGCGCTCGCGTTGATGCTTGCGATCGGCATCCAGAACGTCCCGGAGGGGCTGGCGGTCTCGATCGCTGCCATCAACGCCGGGCTCGATCGACGACTCTACGCCGCTATCGCGGGGGTCCGTGCAGGCGTCGTGGAGATTCCGCTTGCCGTGATCGGTGCCATGTCGGTGACGGTCGTCGAACCGTTGTTGCCCTACGCGATGGGGTTTGCAGCGGGCGCAATGTTGTTCGTCATCTCAGACGAGATCGTCCCTGAGACTCACACTCACGGTCACGAGCGCATCGCAACACTTGGGACGATGGCTGGCATCCTCGTCATGCTGTATCTGGACGTCGCGCTGGGGTAG
- a CDS encoding DUF6159 family protein: MGIFRRISIGFGLARRSGRVLRAYPRLLAFPLLGGLAGLAFVMTVFGGLFVADLGSGPILYATLFVIYVVETFVASFFTAALIAATRETFRGEEPTVRGSLTIAWEKRWQLLAWSVIAAIVGVIIRGIEESSEIGGAILATLFSLAWGVMTYFVVPVIVFEDPTVTGMFKQSGRTIKRTWGESLGTLSAISIVTFVLVLGGFAVAAVTFLTFAGAGLAGMLVTIAIGGTAIVLSYLIGQALTGIAKTALYVYATEDEAPEFFEDMDFNQLGGGRDSAGAMGGRI, from the coding sequence ATGGGTATCTTCAGACGGATCTCGATCGGGTTCGGATTGGCACGGCGCAGCGGCCGGGTGTTGCGGGCATACCCGAGACTGCTGGCGTTCCCGCTGTTAGGTGGGCTCGCCGGGTTGGCGTTCGTCATGACGGTCTTTGGCGGGTTGTTCGTGGCCGATCTCGGATCGGGGCCGATCTTGTACGCGACGCTGTTCGTCATCTACGTCGTCGAGACGTTCGTCGCCTCGTTTTTTACAGCAGCGCTAATTGCGGCGACCAGAGAGACCTTCCGGGGCGAGGAGCCGACAGTTCGGGGAAGCCTGACAATCGCCTGGGAGAAGCGCTGGCAACTGCTCGCGTGGTCAGTCATCGCGGCGATCGTCGGTGTGATCATCCGGGGGATCGAAGAGTCGAGTGAGATCGGCGGGGCGATCCTGGCAACCCTCTTCAGTCTCGCGTGGGGCGTGATGACCTACTTCGTCGTCCCGGTGATCGTCTTCGAGGACCCCACCGTCACGGGGATGTTCAAACAGAGCGGCCGCACGATCAAGCGGACGTGGGGCGAGTCGCTGGGGACACTATCGGCGATTTCCATCGTCACGTTCGTGCTCGTACTCGGTGGCTTCGCCGTGGCAGCCGTGACGTTTCTGACGTTTGCAGGCGCGGGACTCGCAGGGATGCTGGTGACAATCGCGATCGGTGGCACGGCCATCGTGCTGTCGTACCTGATCGGCCAGGCACTGACCGGGATCGCCAAGACCGCGCTGTACGTCTACGCGACCGAGGACGAAGCACCCGAGTTCTTCGAGGATATGGACTTCAACCAACTCGGTGGCGGTCGCGACTCGGCCGGAGCGATGGGCGGACGGATCTGA
- a CDS encoding DUF2188 domain-containing protein, translating into MTEYHVVPSGNQWRLQKAGGSVVSNHRKKQPAVSAGQKKTSSGDTLVIHGSDGAVQDRRNY; encoded by the coding sequence ATGACGGAATATCACGTCGTTCCCAGCGGCAACCAGTGGCGCCTCCAGAAAGCGGGTGGATCCGTTGTCTCGAACCACCGGAAGAAGCAGCCGGCCGTCTCCGCTGGGCAGAAGAAAACAAGCTCGGGCGACACACTCGTTATCCACGGATCGGACGGCGCCGTCCAGGACCGCCGGAATTACTAA
- a CDS encoding metal-dependent hydrolase, translating to MAGAVASCVVAALALYSAVSGTYPIDTHVVVLVGATFGGAFLGFLSHLAGDVITPMGIRPLRPWSSTRYTLDLVYAKNEWANEAFATIGAVALVAAISGGIMLRNGTLSF from the coding sequence CTGGCCGGGGCGGTGGCCAGCTGCGTCGTCGCAGCGCTTGCACTCTACAGTGCCGTCAGTGGGACGTATCCGATCGACACGCATGTTGTCGTGCTGGTCGGTGCGACCTTCGGGGGTGCGTTTCTGGGCTTCCTGAGTCACCTCGCAGGGGACGTGATCACGCCGATGGGGATCCGTCCACTCCGACCGTGGTCGAGTACGCGGTACACGCTGGATTTGGTCTACGCGAAAAACGAGTGGGCTAACGAAGCGTTCGCGACGATCGGGGCTGTTGCACTCGTAGCTGCGATCTCCGGTGGGATCATGCTCCGGAATGGGACGCTCTCGTTCTGA
- a CDS encoding FAD-dependent oxidoreductase has protein sequence MPQPTSETPNYDGEFDAIVVGAGLAGSTAALTMAEEGLDVIILERGNSPGTKNVFGGILFTPRIRELTDFDDAPKQRFVAEKTFSMLSEEGDATEVSMQPAAWKEEPHNDSWMVLRGDFDEWFAEQAVEAGATLITETTVTDLVREDGAIAGVETDRPDGTLHAPTVVLAEGANSLVSEGAGLAEPQQRKDVAVSAKEVRKYDRETIEDRFHLTDEEGAAIHYFGDGAVGDAVGGGFIYTNKRTLAIGVVYSIEDAVHDERSPDDVLDDFKSHPAVAPLVKGGRMIEYSAHAIPESGPDAMPDLVHDGAVITGDAAGLVLNNGLHLEGTNMAVESGYQAGKAVASAVETGRTDAAALADYEDALEASWVMDNLNHYGWFLDAAAEDKKFLFDDLPQALADAETDYFRMNDEPKTRHTKSARKRLVGAMGGYLGAAKKAWKYRKLFR, from the coding sequence ATGCCCCAGCCCACCAGCGAGACGCCCAACTACGACGGCGAGTTCGACGCGATCGTCGTCGGAGCGGGTCTCGCAGGGAGCACTGCCGCACTGACGATGGCCGAGGAGGGTTTGGACGTCATCATCCTCGAACGGGGTAACTCCCCTGGAACGAAGAACGTCTTCGGCGGGATCCTGTTCACGCCTCGCATTCGAGAGCTGACGGACTTCGATGATGCGCCGAAGCAGCGCTTCGTCGCCGAGAAGACCTTTTCGATGCTTTCCGAGGAAGGCGACGCGACGGAGGTCTCGATGCAGCCGGCGGCCTGGAAGGAAGAACCACACAACGACTCCTGGATGGTCCTGCGCGGGGACTTCGACGAGTGGTTCGCCGAGCAGGCTGTCGAGGCCGGGGCGACGCTGATCACTGAGACCACAGTAACCGATCTCGTCCGCGAGGACGGGGCTATCGCCGGTGTCGAGACCGACCGACCGGACGGCACGCTGCACGCGCCGACAGTTGTCCTCGCGGAGGGGGCCAACTCGCTGGTCAGCGAGGGGGCCGGCCTAGCCGAACCCCAGCAGCGCAAGGACGTCGCGGTCTCCGCAAAGGAGGTCCGCAAGTACGACCGGGAGACCATCGAGGATCGCTTCCACCTCACCGACGAAGAAGGGGCCGCGATCCACTACTTCGGCGACGGTGCGGTCGGCGACGCCGTCGGCGGCGGGTTCATCTACACGAACAAGCGCACGCTGGCTATCGGCGTCGTCTACTCCATCGAGGACGCTGTCCACGACGAGCGGAGCCCCGACGACGTGCTCGATGACTTCAAGTCCCATCCGGCGGTCGCACCGCTGGTCAAGGGTGGACGGATGATCGAGTACTCCGCCCACGCGATCCCGGAAAGCGGCCCCGACGCGATGCCCGACCTCGTCCACGACGGCGCGGTGATCACTGGCGATGCGGCCGGACTGGTGCTCAACAACGGCCTGCATCTGGAAGGCACAAACATGGCCGTCGAGAGCGGCTACCAGGCCGGGAAAGCCGTCGCCAGCGCGGTCGAAACCGGCCGAACCGACGCCGCGGCACTCGCCGACTACGAGGATGCCCTCGAAGCGTCCTGGGTGATGGACAACCTGAACCACTACGGGTGGTTCCTCGACGCCGCGGCCGAAGACAAAAAGTTCCTCTTCGACGACTTGCCACAGGCACTCGCCGACGCCGAGACCGACTACTTCCGGATGAACGACGAACCGAAGACCCGCCACACGAAATCCGCCCGCAAGCGCCTCGTCGGTGCGATGGGTGGTTACCTCGGTGCGGCGAAGAAAGCCTGGAAATACCGCAAGCTATTCCGCTGA
- a CDS encoding Fic family protein has translation MSTDALPEEAPGKYVPFGQRSYYLPDELPPANEIEFSSEFQETLQDAIYQLGRLEGISEETDASPIVYTSLVRREAVESVLIEGANIELEDLFRPEDIDHGETTKDIREGVNYETAVREGAARVSEDGEISIDLLDDLHGTLMEGVRDEGESAGTFRTAPVHIPPPEPHLTPYIPPAATQVPDLVANLVTYIQSGGAYHDLVDLGIVHYQFETIHPYGDGNGRLGRLLITLQLIQQGYLTEPYLYPSAYFNEHKIEYVTRMRAVSEEGAWEPWLQFFVDGIRQQAADAITRTNELRELRRKYEARYGHEKTARDRLAMRLFQYPYVTTNEVEALLDVSHQTARNAITDLENEGVLQETTGKERYQEFKAVDIFDILTRSFENTE, from the coding sequence ATGTCCACGGATGCACTTCCAGAAGAGGCACCGGGGAAATACGTTCCCTTCGGACAGCGGTCGTACTACCTCCCTGACGAACTCCCGCCAGCGAACGAGATCGAATTCAGCTCCGAATTTCAAGAGACACTCCAGGATGCGATCTACCAGCTAGGTCGTCTGGAGGGGATCAGCGAGGAAACGGACGCCAGCCCGATCGTCTATACGTCACTCGTGCGGCGTGAGGCCGTCGAATCAGTTCTCATCGAAGGGGCAAATATCGAACTCGAGGATCTCTTTCGGCCCGAGGACATCGATCATGGCGAAACGACCAAAGACATCCGCGAGGGCGTAAACTACGAGACGGCCGTTCGGGAGGGGGCCGCTCGTGTCTCTGAGGACGGGGAGATCTCGATCGACTTGCTCGACGACCTTCACGGAACGCTCATGGAGGGCGTCCGTGACGAAGGTGAAAGTGCTGGTACGTTTCGGACGGCACCGGTCCACATCCCCCCACCAGAGCCCCATTTGACGCCGTATATTCCACCCGCTGCCACGCAGGTCCCGGATCTCGTGGCTAATCTCGTCACCTACATCCAGAGCGGTGGCGCTTACCACGACCTCGTTGACCTCGGAATCGTCCACTATCAGTTCGAGACGATTCACCCGTACGGCGACGGAAACGGTCGCCTCGGCCGATTGTTGATCACGCTCCAACTCATCCAGCAGGGCTATCTGACTGAGCCGTACCTCTACCCGAGCGCGTATTTCAACGAGCACAAGATCGAGTATGTCACCCGCATGCGTGCGGTGAGCGAGGAGGGCGCCTGGGAACCATGGCTCCAGTTCTTCGTCGACGGTATCCGTCAGCAGGCGGCGGATGCGATTACGCGAACGAACGAACTACGGGAATTGCGCCGGAAGTACGAGGCACGCTACGGCCACGAAAAGACCGCGAGAGACCGGTTGGCGATGCGGCTCTTTCAGTATCCGTACGTCACGACCAACGAGGTGGAGGCGTTACTCGACGTCTCTCACCAGACCGCACGGAACGCGATAACCGACCTGGAGAACGAGGGCGTACTTCAGGAAACGACTGGGAAAGAGCGCTATCAGGAGTTCAAGGCCGTGGACATCTTCGATATCTTGACCCGGTCGTTCGAGAACACGGAATAA
- a CDS encoding DEAD/DEAH box helicase family protein, giving the protein MPPNTQFHIKEIREAIEEVHNVKPFVTTADIAELVGCTPETARQKLYQLTEEGTLEAEQVGGRAKVWYAPKWVSLSPEESATKQPSEANNQQENPSYLDPKSDRSSATKQTKTNDERVLFFPSRREVVVDSPTDKSQRTLAQTAHLVDSTGDGYLYKIDETDIWNAPYDSFTSLRADLIELIGDDHWDGGFESRIKEDWDRANQFRLCTHPDGYSVLEAQDPDVFENVAKRKLEYGDHYTEFLSDTELRVTQGGDAKVKEALYDAGYPVIDERRLEDGAELEIELDSGIALRDYQQEWVEQFGVRHSGVFVGPSGSGKTIAALGTMASVGGESLIIVPNRELVQQWEDELTEKTTLSRRQIGQYHGGTKQIRPVTIATYDTAAMSRHRKLFNERDWGLVIADECHHSVASTWKRFREIQSKARLGLSATPVREAEDPKEIYTLIGPPIGTDWGSLFADGWVEKPEVELITVPWASDSARERYQRASGSKRLIEAARNPQKAPVIETLVDEHDGQKTLIFVDWIKQGKDLVSELNLPFVYGDTNHEERERIYDQFRAGELTTLIISRVGDEGIDLPDAEVAILASTMGSSRSQTGQRAGRTMRPLGDAQVYIVLTKGSGEEDWGRESTQYLAEKGVDVTKVDWE; this is encoded by the coding sequence ATGCCCCCAAATACACAGTTTCATATCAAAGAGATTAGGGAAGCAATTGAGGAGGTACACAACGTAAAGCCATTTGTGACGACAGCCGATATTGCTGAACTCGTTGGCTGTACACCTGAAACGGCCCGTCAAAAATTATACCAGCTGACTGAAGAAGGGACCTTGGAAGCTGAACAAGTTGGCGGACGAGCGAAAGTGTGGTACGCTCCCAAGTGGGTATCACTATCGCCAGAAGAGTCTGCCACGAAACAACCAAGCGAGGCAAACAATCAGCAAGAGAATCCTTCCTACTTGGATCCAAAGTCAGATCGAAGTTCTGCCACAAAGCAAACGAAGACAAATGACGAACGTGTTCTTTTCTTCCCTAGCCGACGTGAAGTAGTAGTAGATTCTCCCACTGATAAAAGCCAACGGACACTCGCACAAACAGCACATCTCGTGGATTCTACTGGGGATGGGTATCTCTACAAGATCGACGAGACCGACATTTGGAATGCGCCTTATGACTCCTTCACAAGCCTTCGAGCGGATTTAATCGAGCTTATCGGTGACGATCATTGGGATGGTGGGTTCGAGAGTCGCATCAAAGAGGATTGGGATCGAGCCAATCAGTTTCGTCTGTGTACCCATCCAGACGGATATTCCGTGCTTGAAGCCCAGGATCCTGATGTCTTCGAAAACGTCGCGAAACGAAAACTAGAATATGGTGATCACTATACCGAATTCCTCTCAGACACCGAACTTCGAGTGACACAGGGCGGTGACGCCAAGGTTAAGGAGGCACTGTATGATGCTGGCTATCCGGTCATAGATGAACGCCGATTAGAAGACGGTGCAGAGCTCGAAATCGAACTTGATAGCGGGATTGCATTGCGAGATTACCAACAGGAGTGGGTGGAGCAGTTCGGAGTTCGTCATAGTGGTGTCTTCGTTGGCCCCTCTGGAAGTGGGAAAACCATCGCTGCTCTCGGAACAATGGCGTCAGTCGGTGGTGAGTCCCTCATTATCGTCCCAAACCGCGAACTTGTCCAACAGTGGGAAGACGAACTCACAGAGAAGACGACGTTATCGCGACGTCAAATCGGCCAGTATCACGGTGGCACAAAGCAGATTCGGCCAGTAACGATCGCCACTTACGATACAGCCGCAATGAGTCGTCACCGGAAACTGTTTAACGAGCGCGATTGGGGCCTTGTCATCGCTGATGAATGCCATCATTCGGTGGCTTCAACTTGGAAACGATTTCGGGAGATCCAGTCTAAGGCTCGACTCGGTTTGTCGGCTACCCCCGTTCGGGAAGCGGAGGATCCGAAAGAAATCTACACGCTCATCGGGCCACCAATCGGCACAGATTGGGGTTCGCTCTTTGCTGATGGCTGGGTCGAGAAGCCAGAAGTTGAACTCATCACTGTTCCGTGGGCCAGTGATAGCGCACGTGAACGATATCAGCGTGCTTCGGGTAGCAAGCGTCTCATTGAAGCAGCTCGCAATCCACAAAAAGCCCCAGTCATTGAAACACTAGTCGACGAACATGACGGTCAGAAAACGCTCATTTTCGTCGACTGGATTAAACAAGGAAAGGACCTCGTTTCAGAGTTAAATCTCCCCTTCGTGTACGGAGACACGAACCACGAAGAGCGCGAGCGGATTTATGATCAGTTCAGAGCGGGAGAACTTACGACACTGATCATCTCCCGTGTTGGAGACGAAGGGATCGATCTTCCTGACGCTGAAGTAGCTATCTTGGCTTCAACCATGGGGTCGTCACGTTCTCAAACTGGACAGCGCGCTGGCCGTACCATGCGCCCTCTCGGCGATGCCCAGGTGTATATCGTTCTCACAAAGGGGTCTGGGGAAGAAGATTGGGGGCGTGAAAGCACCCAATATCTTGCTGAGAAGGGCGTAGACGTAACCAAAGTTGATTGGGAATAA
- a CDS encoding ferredoxin family protein, producing the protein MSAHPKTPDVEQPSIEDRLYTVKYEDPGESHLDVKLPGICEEKCVTQDCVSVCPANVWRMEGNDSVPTIAYENCLECGSCRWACQHGNVVWEYPENGSGVSYKYG; encoded by the coding sequence ATGAGTGCACACCCCAAAACCCCCGACGTCGAACAGCCATCGATCGAGGACCGCCTCTACACGGTCAAGTACGAGGACCCCGGCGAGTCCCACCTCGACGTGAAACTGCCCGGGATCTGCGAGGAGAAATGCGTCACCCAGGACTGCGTCTCGGTCTGTCCCGCCAACGTCTGGCGGATGGAGGGCAACGACAGCGTCCCGACGATCGCCTACGAGAACTGCCTGGAGTGTGGCAGTTGCCGATGGGCCTGCCAGCACGGCAACGTCGTCTGGGAGTACCCCGAGAACGGGTCCGGCGTTTCCTACAAGTACGGATAG
- a CDS encoding NAD(P)-dependent alcohol dehydrogenase, with protein sequence MKAFVMSEVGETAIVEKERPEPGPMDAIIEPTEGLICTSDCHTVHGAIGEREDLTLGHEVVGIVDEIGSEVEHFEEGDRVAIGAITPDWNSLAAQDGHPSQSNEALGGWKFANVKDGTFAEYVHVNDADGNMAKIPEGVTDHEAAYVADMLSTGFTGAERANIPMGGTVAVFAQGPVGLMATKGAELQGAGRIIAVETVPERQELAREYGATDIVDFGEVDPAEEIMELTDGEGVDVAIEALGADETFQDCIKVTKPGGTVSNVGYHGEGEFRHIPRAEWGVGMSEINIVNDLCPGGRLRIQRLLRLLDQGKVDPTKMTTHEFEFDEIETAFEMMETKDDGMIKPLIHF encoded by the coding sequence ATGAAAGCGTTTGTTATGAGCGAAGTCGGCGAAACAGCTATCGTTGAGAAGGAACGACCCGAGCCGGGGCCGATGGACGCTATCATCGAGCCCACAGAGGGCCTGATCTGTACCTCCGACTGCCACACGGTTCACGGCGCGATCGGCGAACGCGAGGATCTGACACTGGGCCACGAAGTAGTCGGTATCGTCGACGAGATCGGCAGCGAGGTCGAACACTTCGAAGAAGGCGATCGTGTCGCGATCGGCGCAATCACGCCCGACTGGAACTCCCTGGCCGCACAGGACGGTCACCCCTCCCAGTCCAACGAGGCACTGGGCGGCTGGAAGTTCGCCAACGTCAAGGACGGCACCTTCGCGGAGTACGTCCACGTCAACGACGCCGACGGGAACATGGCGAAGATCCCCGAGGGCGTCACCGACCACGAGGCGGCCTACGTCGCGGACATGCTCTCGACAGGGTTCACCGGCGCCGAGCGGGCGAACATCCCGATGGGCGGGACTGTCGCCGTCTTCGCGCAGGGACCCGTCGGCCTGATGGCGACGAAAGGCGCCGAGTTGCAGGGCGCCGGCCGGATCATCGCCGTCGAGACCGTCCCCGAGCGTCAGGAACTCGCCCGTGAGTACGGCGCGACCGACATCGTCGACTTCGGCGAGGTTGATCCCGCCGAAGAGATCATGGAACTCACTGATGGCGAGGGTGTCGATGTCGCCATCGAGGCACTCGGTGCAGACGAGACATTCCAGGACTGCATCAAAGTGACCAAACCCGGCGGGACGGTCTCGAACGTCGGCTATCACGGCGAGGGCGAATTCCGACATATCCCACGGGCTGAATGGGGTGTCGGCATGAGCGAGATCAACATCGTTAACGATCTCTGTCCCGGTGGTCGCCTGCGCATCCAGCGCCTACTGCGCCTGCTCGATCAGGGCAAGGTCGACCCGACGAAGATGACCACCCACGAGTTCGAGTTCGACGAGATCGAGACGGCCTTCGAAATGATGGAGACCAAAGACGACGGGATGATCAAGCCGCTGATCCACTTCTAA
- a CDS encoding VOC family protein, translating into MEARAVDFIMYNVTDLETALPFYRDTLGLDLEEHLAEFGWAEFAVEPTTLALNELDFEGDQGPNAGGAAVALSVDDVEAAIEEVSAAGGTVLQEPMETEVCDMATVADPDDNPITLHHRHDGTAGRRDPFP; encoded by the coding sequence ATGGAAGCGAGAGCAGTCGACTTCATCATGTACAACGTCACCGACCTGGAGACCGCTCTGCCCTTTTATCGGGATACGCTGGGCCTCGATCTGGAAGAGCACCTCGCGGAGTTCGGCTGGGCCGAATTCGCCGTCGAACCCACCACGCTCGCGCTGAACGAACTCGATTTCGAGGGGGACCAGGGGCCGAACGCGGGCGGCGCGGCCGTCGCCCTCTCCGTCGATGACGTCGAGGCAGCCATCGAGGAGGTCAGCGCCGCGGGAGGAACCGTCCTCCAGGAACCGATGGAAACGGAGGTCTGTGATATGGCCACCGTCGCCGACCCGGATGACAATCCCATCACACTGCACCACCGCCACGACGGTACGGCCGGCCGGCGGGATCCATTCCCGTAG
- a CDS encoding MATE family efflux transporter: MALRALIGRLIALFPTVLARFGLVDRRKGTEALDLAAPVMVSGALRVALRLADYLMVGVALGQTAIAGLELGFQYFFIGFGLALAVTSGTISVVSRLKGADEHARADLAVKQSLWLSILLSAPLMGISWVYAEEMIALLNADPAVIQQGSAYLRIIMLALVFRFWNMVAARALAGGADTRTPMYVRLLTLPTNIVLNAVLIFGIGPFPQLGIAGAALGTLLATILAAVMFLALLLTDRFSVRLRLGGPHLDRELLGEIVRVASPLAGMRMLETFGRFPFLFILGVIGTPAVAAFGIARQVVLTAMMPAWGYATAASTLVGQAIGRGEERESTEYGWQTLRIALATQVPVALVIGIAAEPIALSFGMEDVGLAVDFIRVFALAVVGFSISRTMRGSLRGAGDTSWPFYGMLVSTYVVRLPIAALALPAGYALTVAGLSIPIGLGLGMPAIFLALFGDFYVRAVVNVVRFRSGRWRAIARSSVDGG, from the coding sequence ATGGCCCTCCGTGCGTTGATCGGTCGATTGATTGCGTTGTTTCCGACTGTTTTGGCCCGTTTCGGCCTGGTTGATCGCCGGAAGGGGACCGAGGCACTAGACCTGGCGGCGCCGGTGATGGTCTCCGGCGCGCTCAGAGTGGCGTTGCGGCTAGCTGACTATCTCATGGTCGGGGTCGCGTTGGGTCAGACGGCTATCGCCGGGCTAGAACTGGGCTTTCAGTACTTCTTCATCGGCTTTGGACTCGCGCTGGCAGTCACCAGCGGGACGATCAGTGTCGTCTCACGATTGAAAGGGGCCGACGAGCACGCCCGTGCGGACCTTGCGGTCAAACAGTCGCTGTGGCTGTCGATCCTGCTGTCGGCCCCGTTGATGGGCATTTCGTGGGTGTACGCCGAAGAGATGATCGCGCTGTTGAATGCTGATCCCGCGGTAATCCAGCAGGGGAGTGCGTACCTCCGGATTATTATGCTGGCGCTGGTGTTCCGGTTCTGGAATATGGTCGCCGCGCGAGCGCTGGCTGGTGGCGCTGACACCCGGACGCCCATGTACGTTCGCTTGTTGACGCTGCCGACGAACATCGTCTTGAACGCCGTCCTCATCTTTGGGATCGGCCCGTTCCCACAGCTGGGGATCGCTGGCGCGGCGTTGGGCACCCTGTTGGCAACCATCCTCGCGGCGGTAATGTTCCTCGCCCTGTTGCTTACCGATCGGTTCTCGGTGCGCTTGCGTCTTGGTGGCCCTCATCTCGATCGGGAGTTGCTCGGCGAAATCGTCCGTGTCGCATCGCCGCTGGCAGGGATGCGCATGTTAGAGACTTTCGGCCGGTTCCCGTTCCTGTTCATTCTGGGCGTCATCGGGACCCCAGCAGTCGCTGCCTTTGGAATCGCTCGTCAGGTCGTCCTGACTGCGATGATGCCCGCTTGGGGGTACGCGACGGCCGCGAGTACGCTCGTCGGCCAGGCGATCGGACGGGGTGAGGAGCGTGAATCGACCGAGTACGGCTGGCAGACTCTGCGGATCGCACTGGCAACCCAGGTCCCGGTCGCGCTGGTGATCGGGATTGCAGCTGAACCCATCGCGCTTTCGTTCGGGATGGAGGATGTCGGCCTGGCTGTCGACTTCATCCGCGTGTTCGCTCTGGCTGTCGTTGGGTTCTCGATTTCCCGAACGATGCGGGGCAGTCTGCGCGGAGCCGGCGACACCAGCTGGCCGTTCTACGGTATGCTGGTCTCGACGTATGTCGTCCGACTCCCGATCGCCGCCCTGGCGTTGCCGGCCGGCTACGCCCTCACCGTGGCCGGTCTGTCGATACCGATCGGCCTGGGGCTGGGTATGCCTGCGATCTTCCTGGCTCTGTTCGGGGATTTCTACGTCCGGGCCGTCGTCAACGTCGTCCGGTTCCGATCGGGGCGGTGGCGTGCGATCGCCCGATCGAGTGTCGACGGGGGATGA